The Pseudomonas sp. Marseille-Q3773 DNA window GAGCAGCAGCTGTCGCTCAGCGCCAGTATCGGCGTGACCCTGTACCCACAGGACGATGAAGACGCCGACACCCTTGTGCGCCATGCCGACCAGGCCATGTACGTGGCCAAGCAGCGGGGGCGCAACCGCTATCACCTGTTCGACGTGACCCAGGAGCAGGAGCTCAAGGCTACCCACCAGACCGTGGCACGGGTGCGCCGGGCGCTGCACGACAACGAGCTGTGCCTGCATTTCCAGCCCAAGGTCAACCTGCGCAGCGGCCAGGTGCTGGGCTTCGAAGCTTTGCTGCGCTGGCAGCGGCCAGGGCGCGGGCTGGTGCCGCCCGGCGACTTCCTGCCCTGGGTCGAGCAGACCGACCTGATCGTCGAGATCGGCGAATGGGTGCTCGACCAGGCGCTGAGTCAGTTGCAGGCCTGGCAGCGCGAAGGGCGGCCCTGGTCGTTGAGCGTGAACATCGCCGCGCGACACTTGCAACGCAATGACTTTGCCGAGCGTCTGCGGCAGCTGCTGACGGAGTACCCGGAGGTGGACCCGGCGCGGCTGGACCTGGAAATCGTCGAGTCGGTGGCCATCGATAACCTGGAGCACGTCGGCCGTTGCCTCGACGCCTGCCGCGCGCTGGGCGTGCGCTTTTCCCTGGATGACTTCGGTACCGGCTATTCGTCGCTGAACTATCTCAAGCGTTTGCCGACCCAGACGATCAAGATTGACCAGTCATTCGTGCGCGACATCCTGCACGACCAGGACGACCTGGCGCTGACCCGAGCGGTGATCGGCCTGGCGCGGGCATTCGGCCGCGAAGTGATTGCCGAAGGGCTTGAGAGCGTCGAGCACGGCCGGGTGCTGATGGGCCTGGGGTGCGAACTGGCGCAGGGTTACTGCATTGCCCGGCCGATGCCGGCCAGCGAGGTCGGGAACTGGGCACAGGCCTACCGGCAGCCGGCGCAGTGGCGCGACCCTTGAAAGGTCAGTCGGCGCAGCAAGCATTGGCCTGCGGGTGAGCGGCTGGTGCGCTGCGGCGCCATTCGGGTGGCTACAATTGCCGCAGGCGCTTGTACAGCGTGGTGCGGCTGATCCCCAGCGCACGTGCCACCGCCGACAGGTTGCCATTGGCTTGCTGCACCAGCGCTTGCAGGTCTGCCTCTGCGGCCACCAACGGTACAGGCAACTGCGCCTCGGCCAGGAAACCCGCAGGCAAGTGTTCCAGCCCGACCGGGCCGTTGCCGGCCAAGGCCAGCACCACCTGCAGCACGCTCACCAGTTCACGCATATTGCCCGGCCAAGGGTGCTGGTCGAACAGCTCGAGAATGGCTGGCGGCAGCCGTGCAGGTTGGCCGGGGTCGCGGTAGCGGGCATGCACCTGCTCGATCAGCTGGCGCCGGTCGCTGCGTTCGCGCAGCGGCGGCAACAGCACTGCCAGCCCGGCGATGCGGTAGTACAGGTCCTGGCGAAAGCGCCCGGCACGCACCTCTTCGGCCAGGTCACGATTGCTCGCTGACACCACGCGGATATCCACCGCTACCGGCTCGCCGCTGCCCAGTGGCTGGATGCTGCGTGACTGCAGGACGCGCAGCAGGCGGGCCTGGGTCGGCAGTGGCATGTCGCCGATTTCATCAAGGAACAGGATGCCGTGGTCAGCCTTGCGGATCAGCCCCGGGTTGCCCTTGTGGTGGGCACCGGTGAACGCGCCTCTGTCGTAGCCGAACAGCTCCGACTCCACCAGCTCGGCGGGGATTGCCGCGCAGTTCACCGCGACCAGCGGCTGGCCGGCGCGGCTGCTGGCGCGGTGCAAGGTGTCGACGAACACTTCCTTGCCGACGCCAGTCTCCCCCTGCACCAGCACCGGGATGTTCTTCTCCAGCAGCAGGCTGGCCTGTGCCAGGGCCTTGTCCAGGCGCGGGTCGGTGCTGCTGGCGGTAGGGCGGCAGGTGGCCTCCCGGGCAGGCTGCCACTGGCAATGAAAGCGGTTGCGCCCGGTGGCCTGCAAGGCGAAGGGCTGTTGCCGGGGGTGGCTGAGCAGTTGCGGCAGCGGCAGCTGGAACAACTGCTCGACGTTCTGCCCTAGCGGGTTGCCGCCGAGCAGGCTGTCGGCCCGGTGATTGGCCGCCAGCACCTGGCCCTGTTCATCGAACACCAGCAGGCCGGCCCAGGGGCTGTCAAGGTTGTCGGAAGCGCTGTTGAACATCAGCTGGGCATGCCGGTCGCCATGTTCGGCAAGGATCAGGCGGTTCTCCAGGCTCTGGCTCATCATGCGTACCAGGCCCAGCGTCTGGCTGGCGGGCAGGTAGCCGTCGCTGGCCACGTCGAGCACCCCGACCAGTTGCCGCGCCGCGTCGAACAGTGGCGCAGCGGCGCTGGACATGTAGCGGTTCTGCCGCAGGAAGTGCTCGTCCTGGCCCACGTGAATCGCCTCGGCGCAGACCAGCGCGGTGCCCAGGGCATTGGTGCCGACGCCACGCTCGTGCCAATGGGCGCCAGCGCTGAAACCATGCTGCTGACGCGGTTCGATGAAGCGCCGCGAGCCCCAGCTGTCGAGCACGCAGCCGCTGGCATCGGCCAGCATCACCAGATAGCTGGCATTGCCCAGCAGGTGTGCGTAATGCGGCAATACTGCCTCGCGCGTCAGGCGCAGCAGCGCCTGGCGCCGTTCCAGCAGTGCGCTCAGCTCGGCGCGGGTCAGGCAGTCGAAATCCGGGGCGTGCTGGGGTTGCAGGCCGTGCTCGCGGCAGCGGGCCCAGGAGGCCTGGATCAGTTGGGCATGGGTCGAAGTGGATGCGGCCATGGGCCTGTCCTGTGTGATTGTTGTAATGGAGCCGACCGCTGTTCAGTGTCGTTCACAGTTGTTCAATGTCAAACCCGCGAGTGTTCAGTTGTTCAGCGCTTGTGTTCACTTGTGAACCTGTGCCTTGACCGGGCTTACGGGTAGGGCGCGGACCAGACGGGCGCGGCGTAACTGGCACGAAACTGGCTGTATTCGGCAGACAACAATCACAAGAAGGCCACGCCATGTCCCTGGTGCTGGAACAGGTCAGCCGTAGCGTCGATAACCAGGCCTGGATCGTCGATGCCTCGCTGCGCTTCGAACCCGGCTCGTTCAACGTCCTGCTGGGCCGCACCCTGGCCGGCAAGACCAGCCTGATGCGCCTGATGGCCGGGCTCGACCGCCCGGACCGTGGGCGGGTGCTGATGGATGGCCAGGACGTGACCGGCGTGCCGGTGCGCCAGCGCAATGTGTCGATGGTGTATCAGCAGTTCATCAACTACCCCACCCTCAGCGTGTACGAGAACATCGCCTCGCCGCTGCGCCAGGCGCGCATGGCCGAACCGGAGATCCGCCGGCGGGTGCAGGAAACCGCCGAGATGCTGCGCATCGAAGCCTACCTGCAACGCCTGCCGCTGGAGCTGTCGGGTGGCCAGCAGCAACGCACGGCGATGGCTCGGGCGCTGGTCAAGGATGCCTCGCTGATCCTGTTCGACGAGCCGCTGGTCAACCTCGATTACAAGCTGCGCGAGGGCCTGCGCCAGGAGCTGCGCGAGCTGTTCGCGGCGCGCCACTGCATTGCCGTGTATGCCACCACCGAGCCCAACGAAGCGTTGGCGCTGGGCGGCACCACGACGCTCGTGCACGAAGGCCGGATCGTCCAGAGTGGCCCTACCACCGAGGTTTACCAGCGCCCCGACAGCGTGCTGGCCGCCGAGCTGTTTTCCGAACCGCCGATCAACCTGGTGCCCGGTCGTATCAGTGGCAACGAGGTGAGCCTGGCCCAGGCCGTGCACTTTGCCCGCAATGCCGACCTGCAGCCGCTGGCCGAAGGCGATTACCGCTTTGGCGTGCGGCCCAGCCACATCAGCCTGGTGCCGGCCCACGACGATGACCTGGAGCTGGCCGTGCTGGTCGAGCTTGCCGAGATCAGTGGCTCGGAGACTTTCCTGCATGTGCGCAACGACCACTGGCGCATGACCCTGCATTTGCCAGGGGTACACGAGTACCAGGTGGACACGCCGATCCGCGTGTTCATTCCCACCCACAAGCTGTTCGTGTTCCACAGTACCGGGGCGCTGGTGCAGGCCCCCGGGCTGCGCCAGGCAAGGAGAGGGTGATGGCCGAAATCCGTCTGCGCCAACTGGCGCACAGCTACAGCCGCCAGCCCGCCAGCGAGGCGGACTATGCCCTGCACGCACTGGAACATGTGTGGGAGCAGGGCGGTGCATATGCCTTGCTGGGGCCGTCGGGCTGTGGCAAGTCGACCTTGCTCAATATTATTTCCGGGCTGTTGACGCCGTCCCATGGCGAGGTGCTGTTCGATGGCAAGCCGGTCAACCAGTTGCCGCCGCAGGCGCGCAACATCGCCCAGGTGTTCCAGTTTCCGGTGGTGTACGACACCCTGTCGGTGTACGACAACCTGGCGTTTCCCTTGCGCAACCAGGGCCTCGACGAAGCTCGCGTGCGCGCCCGGGTGGAGGAGATTGCCGAGGTGCTCGACCTGACCGGCGTGTTGCGCAAGAAGGCGCGCAACCTCAGCGCTGACGAAAAGCAGAAAGTGTCCATGGGCCGTGGCCTGGTGCGTGATGACGTGTCAGCGATCCTGTTCGACGAGCCGTTGACGGTGATCGACCCGCACCTGAAGTGGAAACTGCGGCGCAAGCTCAAGCAGATCCACGAGCAGTTCAACATCACCATGATCTACGTCACCCACGACCAGCTGGAGGCTTCGACCTTCGCCGACAAGATTGCGGTGATGCACGGCGGGCGCATCGTCCAGTTCGGCACACCGCGCGAACTGTTCGAGCGGCCGCGGCACACCTTCGTCGGCTATTTCATCGGCAGCCCCGGAATGAACCTGATCGAGGTGCGTGCCGAGGCGGACGGGGTGGGTTTCGGCGATATCCACCTGCCACTGCCGGATGGCTTGCGTGAGCGTCTGGCGGCGACGGCAGGCGGGTGCTTGCAGGTCGGCATCCGTCCCGAATTCGTGCAGCTGTGGGACACCCCGTTCGATGATGCCTACCCGGCACGGGTGCTGGACGTCGAGGACCTGGGCACCTACCGCATCGTCACCCTCGAGCTGGGCGGCGTCACGCTCAAGGCACGCCAGGGCGAGGACCGCCCAGTGCCTGTGGCCCAGGCCTGGGTCAGCCTGCCGGCGCAGTGGCTGATGCTGTACCTCGACGATGTGCTGCTGGAGGTCGCGCCATGAACAAGGTGCCCAACAACAAGGCCTGGTGGCTGGTGCTGCCGGTGTTCCTGCTGGTGGCATTCAGTGCCGTGGTGCCGATGATGACCGTGGTCAACTACTCGGTGCAGGACATTTTCGACCAGTCCAACCGTTACTTCGTCGGCGCCGACTGGTACCGCCAGGTACTGCGCGACCCGGCGCTGCATGACGCGCTGCTGCGCCAGTTCCTCTATTCCGCCTGCGTGCTGCTGATCGAGATCCCGCTGGGCATCGCCATTGCCCTGACCATGCCGACCAAGGGGCGCATGGCGTCGGTGTGCCTGATCGTCATGGCGATCCCGTTGCTGATCCCGTGGAACGTGGTCGGCACCATCTGGCAGATCTTCGGCCGTGCCGACATCGGCCTGCTTGGCGCCACCCTGGCCAGGCTGGGGGTCAGCTACAACTACGCCGGCGACCCGTTCGACGCCTGGCTCACCGTGCTGGTGATGGACGTCTGGCACTGGACCTCGCTGGTCGCGCTGCTGTGCTATTCAGGCCTGCGCGCCATCCCCGACGTGTATTACCAGGCCGCGCGCATCGACCGCGCCTCGGGCTGGGCGGTGTTCCGCCATATCCAGTTGCCGAAGCTGAAGAACGTGTTGCTGATCGCGGTGATGCTGCGCTTCATGGACAGTTTCATGATCTACACCGAGCCCTTCGTGCTGACCGGTGGCGGGCCCGGCAATGCGACCACCTTCCTCAGCCAGACCCTCACGCGCATGGCCGTGGGCCAGTTCGACCTGGGCCCTGCGGCGGCGTTTTCGCTGGTGTACTTCCTGATCATCCTGCTGGTGTCGTGGCTGTTCTACACAGCCATGACCCATGCCGACAAGGACTAGGCCATGAGCACACGCAAATCGCTGGCCCTGCTGCTGTACTTCTTCTTCCTGCTGGTGCCGATCTACTGGCTGCTGAACATGTCGTTCAAGAGCAATACCGAGATCCTCGGTAGCCTGACCCTGTGGCCGCAGTCATTCACCCTCGACAACTACCGGGTGATCTTCACCGATGCCAGCTGGTACAGCGGTTATATCAACTCGCTGTACTACGTGTGCCTGAATACGCTGATTTCGCTGCTGGTGGCGTTGCCGGCGGCGTATGCCTTCTCGCGCTACCGCTTCCTCGGCGACCGGCACCTGTTCTTCTGGCTGCTGACCAACCGCATGGCGCCGCCGGCGGTGTTTCTCCTGCCGTTCTTCCAGCTGTATTCGTCGATCGGCCTGTTCGACACCCATATCGCCGTGGCCCTGGCTCACTGCCTGTTCAACGTGCCGCTGGCGGTGTGGATCCTGGAGGGCTTCATGTCGGGTGTGCCGAAGGAAATCGACGAAACGGCCTACATCGACGGGTACAGCTTCCCGCGCTTCTTTGTGAAGATCTTCATTCCATTGATCGGCTCCGGCATCGGCGTCACGGCGTTCTTCTGCTTCATGTTCTCCTGGGTCGAACTGCTGCTGGCGCGCACGCTGACCTCGGTGAATGCCAAGCCGATCGCCGCGGTGATGACCCGTACCGTGTCGGCATCCGGTATCGACTGGGGTGTGCTGGCAGCGGCAGGCGTTCTGACCATCCTGCCCGGCATGCTGGTGATCTGGTTCGTGCGCAACCATGTGGCCAAGGGTTTTGCCCTGGGCCGGGTCTGAGGAGGGTAGGGCATGGAATGGATGGCCTGGACCTTGCCGACGGCGTTGTTCTTCGCCGCCGTGGGTGTACTGCTGCTGGGCATGACCTTGCTCGAGCTGCGCCGGCCTTGTGTGGAGCGACGCGGCTTTCTACCGCTGGTTACCAGCCGTGGCGACCGCTTGTTCATCGGCCTGCTGGCCAGCGCCTACCTGCATCTGCTGGTGGTCGGCGTCAGCGAGTGGCCATTGTGGGGGGCCTCGCTGCTGTCTCTGGCGTGGCTGCTGGTGGTACTGCGCTGGGGCTGAGCGAGCGGCCCTGTGGGATAACTGAAACGGGAGATCACAATGTTCGACAACAAGTACAACAGGCGACATTTGACCCTGGCCGCATTGCTGGTGCTGGCCAGCGTGCAGGGCACAGCCTGGGCCGACCAGTACGAGGACGCGGCGAAGAAATGGATCGGCAGCGAGTTCAAGCCGTCGACCCTTACCCCTGAACAGCAACTGGCCGAACTCAAGTGGTTCATCAAGGCAGCCGAGCCGTTCCGTGGGATGAAGATCAATGTCGTGTCCGAAACCATCACTACCCATGAGTACGAGTCCAAGGTGCTGGCCAAGGCCTTCAGTGAAATCACCGGTATCCAGCTGACCCACGACCTGCTGCAGGAAGGCGACGTGGTGGAAAAGCTGCAGACACAGATGCAGTCGGACAAGAACATCTATGACGGCTGGGTCAACGATTCCGACCTGATCGGTACGCACTTTCGCTATGGCAAGGTGGAATCGATCACCGACCTGATGGCCAACGAGGGCAAGAACTACACCTCGCCGACCCTCGACCTGAAGGACTTCATCGGCATTTCCTTCACCACCGCGCCCGATGGCAAGATCTACCAGTTGCCCGACCAGCAGTTCGCCAACCTGTACTGGTTCCGTGCCGACTGGTTCGAACGGCCCGACCTGAAGGCCAGGTTCAAGGAAAAGTACGGTTACGAGCTGGGCGTGCCGGTGAACTGGTCGGCCTACGAGGACATTGCCCGGTTCTTCACCGAAGACGTCAAGGAAATCGACGGCAAGCGCGTCTATGGCCACATGGACTATGGCAAGAAAGACCCGTCGCTGGGCTGGCGCTTCACCGACGCCTGGTTCTCCATGGCCGGTGGCGGCGACAAGGGCCTGCCCAACGGCCTGCCGGTGGACGAATGGGGCATCCGCGTGGAGGATTGCCACCCGGTGGGCTCCAGCGTGACCCGCGGCGGCGACACCAACGGCCCGGCTGCGGTCTATGCCACGCAGAAGTACGTGGACTGGATGCGTGCCTATGCGCCCAAGGAAGCCCAAGGCATGACCTTCTCCGAAGCGGGCCCGGTGCCCGCCCAGGGCAACATCGCCCAGCAAATCTTCTGGTACACCGCGTTCACTGCCGACATGACCAAGCCCGGCCTGCCGGTGGTCAACGCCGATGGCACGCCGAAATGGCGCATGGCGCCCTCGCCGAAGGGGCCGTACTGGGAGGAGGGGATGAAGCTGGGCTATCAGGACACGGGCTCGTGGACGTTCTTCAAGTCCACCCCCGAGAAGCAACGCCTGGCCGCTTGGCTCTACGCCCAGTTCGTCACGTCCAAGACCGTGTCGCTGAAAAAGACCATTGTGGGCCTCACGCCGATCCGCGAGTCGGATATCAACTCCCAGGCCATGACCGATCTGGCGCCCAAGCTGGGCGGGCTGGTGGAGTTCTACCGCAGCCCGGCGCGAGTACAGTGGACACCGACCGGTACCAACGTGCCGGACTATCCGCGGTTGGCGCAGCTGTGGTGGAGCCACATCGCCGAGGTGGCCAGCGGCGAGAAGACCCCGCAGGAAGCGCTGGACGGCCTGGCCCGCGACCAGGACCGGATGATGGAACGCTTGCAGCGTTCCAACGCACAGGCGACCTGCGCGCCGAAGCTCAACCCGGAGAAGGATGCCCAGTACTGGTTCGACCAGCCCGGAGCGCCGAAACCGAAACTGGCCAACGAAAAGCCCAAGGGCGAGACGGTCAGCTACACCGAACTGCTCAAGTCGTGGGAGGCGGCCAGGAAGTGATCGGCTGAGCACCGCGCCGGCTTCTTCGCGGGTGAGCCCGCTCCCACAGGTACCCCGCACGTCTTGAGAGCGGCGCAGTACCGGAGCGGGCAAGCCCGCGAAGAGGCCGGTAAACCCAGTGCATATGTTACGGGCAAAAAAAAACGGCACCTGCCAAAGGTGCCGTTTTCATTTCACGCGGTATTACTTGTGCAACTCTTCCGCTGCATAGAGCGTGTTTTCCAGCAGGCACGCCCGGGTCATCGGCCCGACGCCACCCGGCACCGGGGTGATCCAGCCAGCGCGCGGCAGCGCGGTCTCGTAGACCACATCACCGACCAGCTTGCCGTCTTCCTGGCGGTTGATACCGACGTCGATGACAATGGCACCTTCCTTGATCCATTCGCCCTTGACCAGGCCCGGCTTGCCGGCAGCCACGACCACCAGGTCGGCACGCCCGACATGGCCGGCCAGGTCCTTGGTGAAGCGGTGGCAGACGGTCACGGTGCAGCCGGCCAGCAGCAGTTCCATGGCCATCGGACGGCCCACGATGTTGGATGCGCCGACGATGACCGCGTTCATGCCGTACAGGTCCTGGCCGGTGCTTTCCAGCAAGGTCATGATGCCCTTCGGCGTGCACGGGCGCAGCAGCGGGATGCGCTGGGCCAGGCGGCCGATGTTGTACGGGTGGAAACCGTCCACGTCCTTGTCCGGGCGAATGCGCTCGAGCAGCAGCGAGGCGTCCAAGTGCGCCGGCAGCGGCAGTTGCAGGAGGATGCCATCGACGGCCGGGTCGTCATTGAGGCGGTCGATCAGCTCGGTCAGGGCCTGCTGCGTGGTGTCGCTGGGCAGGTCGAACGCCTGCGAAATGAAACCGACCTCTTCGCAGTCCTTGCGCTTGTGCGAGACATAGACTTGGGAGGCGGGGTCGGTGCCGACCAGGATCACTGCCAGGCCGGGTGTACGCAGGCCTTGCTGGCGACGCTCCACGACACGTTGAGCGATCTGCTGGCGCAGGCTGGCGGCGATCGCCTTGCCATCGATTAGGTGTGCAGTCATAGACGCGTGATTAACCATCGAGAAGGAAACAATTAAAGAGGGCGCATTCTCGCACGACACGCGCCAAGGGCAAAGGCGAGTGGTCGGGCAAATCCCCTAAGCCCTTAAATAATTTAAATTTTTTTGAGAAAGGTGTTGACGACATTCAGGCTCGCCTATAAGATTCGCCGCACTTGTCGGGCACAGCCTAGCACTGGTTGGCGAAGTCGGGCAGAATGAGTGGTTTGACAGTTACCTGTTAATGTCTCGTTCGGTTAGGCTTCAAGCTTAAGCGCCCGTAGCTCAGCTGGATAGAGCATCCGCCTTCTAAGCGGATGGTCGCAGGTTCGAGTCCTGCCGGGTGCGCCATTAGGCAGCTTTGGCAAGCAAGTGGTTGTAATGCAATATGGTGGGCGTAGCTCAGTTGGTAGAGCGCTGGATTGTGATTCCAGTTGTCGTGGGTTCGATTCCCATCGTCCACCCCATATTCTTCAAAGGCGCCGCGATAGCATCTGGCGCCTTTGTTTTAAGCGTTACGCGGACGTGGTGAAATTGGTAGACACACTGGATTTAGGTTCCAGCGGCGCAAGCTGTAAGAGTTCGAGTCTCTTCGTCCGCACCATGCTTCTGTAAGGTTGTACCGCAAGACCGCAATATGGTGGGCGTAGCTCAGTTGGTAGAGCGCTGGATTGTGATTCCAGTTGTCGTGGGTTCGATTCCCATCGTCCACCCCATATTTTTCGAAGGCGCCTTGGTCATGAGACTGGGCGCCTTTGTTGTTTTTGGGGTGTATGCCTGGAGGGTTGTGGTGCCATGAGATCGAGCGCCACAAGGCTCAAGCCATGAACTTCGCAGCCATAATTCAATCCCCCTTGCAATCCTCTGGTGGCACCCCAATAAAAGCTGTTAGATTTCAGCCGGTTGAAACACCGGCCCAGCTGGCCGGCAGAGGAACAACCCGATGATCGCAAAAGAAGCCCGTCAGGCACTGGCGCTGCAGCGTTTTGCCGAGGCCAACCCGCAACTGCTCGAAGAGATCCGCGAGCTGGATGCGCGCGAGCAGGCCCAGCAGATCGAATGGGCCTTCGAAGATGCAGCCGAGGAGCAGGGCATCCAGCCCTGGGAGCTGGCCCTGCAACTGATCGCCGAAACCCCGGAGCAGCTGCAGGCCATGCGCCTGGAGACGCACCGCGAGGTGGCTGAAGCGCTGGGGATGGAATGGGAAGAGTACTGCCAGTTCAACGAGATCGATCCTGAATAAAGGACGCGAATTCGTCGCGGCAGTTGTTTGACAAGGTATTTCGGCTGTTGGGCGCCCAAGGCGCCGCGCGGCCCTTTTTGAAGCAGGTCCTGCGGCATGCCGTACGGGCCTTGAAAGCTAATCGACCGGCGTGGCTTCCCGTCGTCCCGGGTGGGGTGACTTCTGCTGCGCGACTCACTAGAATGCTTGCCCTTGATTCTGGAGTCGGGCTAACGCCGGCTAACGTCTGTGCAACGAGGAATATCCATGCAAGTTTCTGTTGAAAACACTTCCGCTCTCGAGCGCCGCATGACCATCGCCGTTCCGGCCGAGCGCGTCGAGAACGAAGTCAACAAGCGTCTGCAACAGACTGCCAAGCGCGCCAAGGTTGCAGGCTTCCGCCCAGGCAAGGTGCCGATGAGCGTGATCCGTCAGCGCTTCGAGGCCGATGCCCGCCAAGAGGCTTTCGGTGACCTGGTCCAGGCTTCCTTCTACGAGGCCATCGTCGAACAGAAGCTGAACCCGGCTGGCGCCCCTGCGGTAGAGCCGAAGTCCTTCGAGAAGGGCAAGGACCTGGAATTCGTCGCCATCTTCGAAGTGTTCCCTGAATTCACCGTTGCCGGCCTCGAGTCGATCAGCGTCGAGCGCCTGAGCGCCGAAGTGGCTGACGCCGACCTGGACAACATGCTGGAAGTGCTGCGCAAGCAGAACACCCGTTTCGAGGCCGTCGAGCGCGCTGCCCAGAAAGACGACCAGGTCAACATCGACTTCGTCGGCAAGGTCGACGGTGAAGTGTTCGCTGGCGGTTCGGCCAAGGGCACCCAGCTGGTACTGGGCTCCGGCCGCATGATCCCTGGCTTCGAAGACGGCCTGGTTGGCGCCAAGGCGGGTGAAGAGCGCGTTGTCAACGTGACCTTCCCTGAGGACTACCAGAACCTGGACCTGGCTGGCAAGGCCGCCGAGTTCACCATCACCGTCAACAGCGTTGCTGCCCCGGTGCTGCCAGAGCTGAACGAAGAATTCTTCGCCCAGTTCGGCATCAAGGAAACCACCCTGGAAGGCTTCCGCGCCGAAGTGCGCAAGAACATGGAGCGTGAACTGCGCCAGGCCATCAAGGCCAAGGTGAAGAACCAGGTCATGGACGGTCTGCTGGCCGCCAACCCGATCGAAGTGCCGAAAGCCCTGCTGGAAAACGAAGTCAACCGTCTGCGCGTCCAGGCTGTTCAGCAATTCGGTGGCAACATCAAGCCTGAGCAACTGCCGGCCGAGCTGTTCGAAGAGCAAGCCAAGCGTCGCGTGGTCCTGGGCCTGATCGTTGCCGAAGTGGTCAAGCAGTTCGAACTGAAGCCGGACGAAGGCAAGGTTCGCGAAATGATCGAGGAAATGGCTTCGGCCTACCAGGAGCCTGAGCAGGTCATCGCCTGGTACTACAAGAACGACCAGCAACTGAACGAAGTCCGTTCGGTTGTGCTGGAAGAGCAAGTTGTAGATACTGTTCTGCAGAAAGCGACTGTGACCGACAAGTCGGTCTCGTACGAAGATGCCGTTAAGCCAGCACAGGCTCCTGCCGCCGCTGAGTAACAGGCTTCTCTCGTAGGAAACCCCCACAAGCCAGCCTTCGAGCTGGCTTGTGCGTATTCAAGCCATGACTATTTGGGAGTGAGCGCAGGACATGTCCCGCAATTCTTATATTCAGCAGAGCTCTGACATCCAGGCCGCAGGCGGCCTGGTCCCGATGGTTATCGAGCAGTCCGCCCGTGGCGAACGCGCTTACGACATCTACTCGCGCCTGTTGAAGGAGCGTGTGATCTTCCTGGTTGGCCCGGTAGAGGACTACATGGCCAACCTCGTCGTGGCGCAACTGCTGTTCCTGGAAGCAGAAAACCCGGACAAGGATATCCATCTGTACATCAACTCGCCGGGCGGTTCCGTCACCGCCGGCATGTCGATCTACGACACCATGCAGTTCATCAAGCCGGACGTCTCGACCATCTGCATCGGCCAGGCCTGCAGCATGGGCGCCTTCCTGCTGGCTGCCGGTGCCAAGGGCAAGCGTCACTGCCTGCCGAACTCGCGCGTGATGATTCACCAGCCGCTGGGCGGCTTCCAGGGGCAGGCCACCGATATCGAGATCCACGCCCAGGAAATCCTCAATATCAAGGCCCGTCTGAACGAGCTGCTGGCCTATCACACTGGCCAGGACCTCGAGACCATCAAGCGTGACACCGAGCGTGACAACTTCATGAGCGCCTCGCGCGCGGCCGAGTACGGCCTGATCGACTCGGTCTACGACAAGCGGCAACTGGCCTCCTGAACCGGGGTGCCAGAGCAGGTGGGCGCGGAAAGCGCCTACCTGCGGACTTGAAAAAGCCCGCAATTGCCTTCATCTTGTGTTGCAAGCCTACCGGATTGGATCGATCGAATGACTGACACCCGTAACGGCGAGGACAGCGGCAAATTGCTCTATTGCTCCTTCTGCGGCAAAAGCCAGCACGAAGTGCGCAAATTGATTGCCGGGCCCTCGGTATTTATCTGCGACGAGTGCGTCGACCTGTGCAATGACATCATCCGTGAGGAGGTGCAGGAAGCCCAGGCCGAAAGCAGCGCGCACAAATTACCTTCGCCGAAAGAAATC harbors:
- a CDS encoding sugar ABC transporter permease, with the protein product MNKVPNNKAWWLVLPVFLLVAFSAVVPMMTVVNYSVQDIFDQSNRYFVGADWYRQVLRDPALHDALLRQFLYSACVLLIEIPLGIAIALTMPTKGRMASVCLIVMAIPLLIPWNVVGTIWQIFGRADIGLLGATLARLGVSYNYAGDPFDAWLTVLVMDVWHWTSLVALLCYSGLRAIPDVYYQAARIDRASGWAVFRHIQLPKLKNVLLIAVMLRFMDSFMIYTEPFVLTGGGPGNATTFLSQTLTRMAVGQFDLGPAAAFSLVYFLIILLVSWLFYTAMTHADKD
- a CDS encoding carbohydrate ABC transporter permease; protein product: MSTRKSLALLLYFFFLLVPIYWLLNMSFKSNTEILGSLTLWPQSFTLDNYRVIFTDASWYSGYINSLYYVCLNTLISLLVALPAAYAFSRYRFLGDRHLFFWLLTNRMAPPAVFLLPFFQLYSSIGLFDTHIAVALAHCLFNVPLAVWILEGFMSGVPKEIDETAYIDGYSFPRFFVKIFIPLIGSGIGVTAFFCFMFSWVELLLARTLTSVNAKPIAAVMTRTVSASGIDWGVLAAAGVLTILPGMLVIWFVRNHVAKGFALGRV
- a CDS encoding DUF2160 family membrane protein, with the translated sequence MEWMAWTLPTALFFAAVGVLLLGMTLLELRRPCVERRGFLPLVTSRGDRLFIGLLASAYLHLLVVGVSEWPLWGASLLSLAWLLVVLRWG
- a CDS encoding ABC transporter substrate-binding protein; this encodes MFDNKYNRRHLTLAALLVLASVQGTAWADQYEDAAKKWIGSEFKPSTLTPEQQLAELKWFIKAAEPFRGMKINVVSETITTHEYESKVLAKAFSEITGIQLTHDLLQEGDVVEKLQTQMQSDKNIYDGWVNDSDLIGTHFRYGKVESITDLMANEGKNYTSPTLDLKDFIGISFTTAPDGKIYQLPDQQFANLYWFRADWFERPDLKARFKEKYGYELGVPVNWSAYEDIARFFTEDVKEIDGKRVYGHMDYGKKDPSLGWRFTDAWFSMAGGGDKGLPNGLPVDEWGIRVEDCHPVGSSVTRGGDTNGPAAVYATQKYVDWMRAYAPKEAQGMTFSEAGPVPAQGNIAQQIFWYTAFTADMTKPGLPVVNADGTPKWRMAPSPKGPYWEEGMKLGYQDTGSWTFFKSTPEKQRLAAWLYAQFVTSKTVSLKKTIVGLTPIRESDINSQAMTDLAPKLGGLVEFYRSPARVQWTPTGTNVPDYPRLAQLWWSHIAEVASGEKTPQEALDGLARDQDRMMERLQRSNAQATCAPKLNPEKDAQYWFDQPGAPKPKLANEKPKGETVSYTELLKSWEAARK
- the folD gene encoding bifunctional methylenetetrahydrofolate dehydrogenase/methenyltetrahydrofolate cyclohydrolase FolD, giving the protein MTAHLIDGKAIAASLRQQIAQRVVERRQQGLRTPGLAVILVGTDPASQVYVSHKRKDCEEVGFISQAFDLPSDTTQQALTELIDRLNDDPAVDGILLQLPLPAHLDASLLLERIRPDKDVDGFHPYNIGRLAQRIPLLRPCTPKGIMTLLESTGQDLYGMNAVIVGASNIVGRPMAMELLLAGCTVTVCHRFTKDLAGHVGRADLVVVAAGKPGLVKGEWIKEGAIVIDVGINRQEDGKLVGDVVYETALPRAGWITPVPGGVGPMTRACLLENTLYAAEELHK
- a CDS encoding DUF6388 family protein; this translates as MIAKEARQALALQRFAEANPQLLEEIRELDAREQAQQIEWAFEDAAEEQGIQPWELALQLIAETPEQLQAMRLETHREVAEALGMEWEEYCQFNEIDPE